A stretch of Gossypium hirsutum isolate 1008001.06 chromosome A06, Gossypium_hirsutum_v2.1, whole genome shotgun sequence DNA encodes these proteins:
- the LOC107928082 gene encoding putative pectinesterase/pectinesterase inhibitor 24 produces the protein MSTLTSYGKVNESDQAMMLQLQARRKTRKRIAIISLSFIVLAVIIVAAVLGSTRSSKGDSNNGGNTPTQPLSTSIKAVCDVTLYKDSCYKSLSPMANSTELEPEVIFRLSMEAAVSEILKASQYFIIFNNIGDNITNLAMENCRQLLGLAIDHLNSSLSSSTDSVDDLRTWLSSAVTYHQTCIDGFEEFNGVINRDDIDTHLKFSSEVTSNCLAIITWISKVKTAFNLRRRRLMNLEAREEQQWRSHRERVLLESSNELKKKADIIVAKDGSGKFKTIMEAIKAVPKKSKKKRTVIYVKNGVYKENVKVEKNKWNVTMIGDGMNSTIVTGKLNVVDGTPTFSTATFAVFGKGFVARDMAFVNTAGPEKHQAVALMSTADQSVFHRCRFDGFQDTLYAHSNRQFYRECDIIGTVDFMFGNSAVVFQNCNIVPRQPMANQQNTITAQGKVDPNQNTVISIQNCTISPYGNLSSSLKTYLGRPWKNYSTTVFMHSQIGSLVHPTGWLPWTGNTAPSTIFYSEYKNVGPGSSMKDRVKWKGLRNISDKAAKKFTVKEFINGGKWISDAGVIYKSGL, from the exons ATGTCAACCTTGACATCTTATGGCAAAGTCAACGAATCCGACCAAGCAATGATGCTCCAACTCCAAGCTCGTAGAAAAACCAGGAAAAGAATCGCCATTATTTCCCTATCTTTCATAGTTCTCGCTGTCATCATTGTCGCCGCCGTTTTGGGAAGTACTCGGAGCTCTAAAGGAGACTCCAACAATGGCGGAAACACCCCAACACAGCCCCTCTCCACCTCCATTAAAGCCGTTTGTGATGTCACGTTGTATAAAGATTCATGTTATAAGAGCCTTTCTCCTATGGCTAACTCCACCGAGCTCGAACCCGAAGTTATCTTCAGATTATCAATGGAAGCCGCTGTTTCCGAGATATTGAAAGCATCTCAGTATTTTATTATCTTCAATAATATTGGTGACAATATAACGAATTTAGCAATGGAGAATTGTCGTCAGCTGCTTGGTTTAGCCATTGATCATCTCAACAGCTCGTTATCATCCTCGACGGATTCCGTCGACGATCTCAGAACATGGCTGAGCTCCGCCGTGACTTACCACCAAACCTGCATTGATGGGTTTGAAGAGTTTAACGGCGTCATCAACCGCGACGATATTGATACCCATCTGAAATTTTCTTCCGAAGTTACAAGCAACTGTCTCGCCATTATCACATGGATTTCGAAGGTTAAAACAGCGTTTAACTTAAGGCGACGACGTTTAATGAACTTGGAAGCTCGAGAGGAGCAGCAATGGCGATCTCATCGTGAAAGGGTATTGCTTGAAAGTTCGAATGAGTTGAAGAAGAAAGCTGATATAATAGTGGCGAAAGATGGTTCGGGTAAGTTCAAAACTATAATGGAAGCCATTAAAGCTGTGCCAAAGAAAAGCAAGAAAAAAAGAACAGTAATATATGTGAAGAACGGAGTTTATAAAGAAAATGTCAAGGTTGAGAAGAATAAATGGAACGTTACGATGATTGGTGATGGGATGAATTCCACCATTGTTACCGGAAAACTTAATGTTGTTGATGGCACTCCAACATTTTCAACCGCAACATTTG CTGTCTTTGGAAAAGGCTTTGTTGCTAGAGACATGGCCTTCGTCAACACCGCCGGACCGGAAAAACATCAAGCAGTCGCCTTAATGTCAACTGCCGACCAATCAGTCTTCCACCGATGCCGATTCGACGGTTTCCAAGACACACTTTACGCACACTCGAACCGCCAGTTCTACCGCGAATGCGACATCATTGGAACAGTCGATTTCATGTTCGGTAACTCCGCCGTCGTCTTCCAAAACTGCAACATCGTCCCCCGGCAACCGATGGCAAACCAACAGAACACCATCACCGCCCAAGGAAAAGTCGACCCGAACCAAAACACTGTCATTTCAATCCAAAATTGCACCATTTCACCATACGGGAACTTGAGTTCTTCGttgaaaacttacctcggtcGGCCATGGAAGAATTACTCCACGACCGTTTTCATGCATTCACAAATCGGGAGTCTCGTACATCCCACCGGATGGCTGCCGTGGACAGGGAATACTGCTCCGAGCACCATATTTTACTCGGAATATAAGAACGTTGGCCCTGGTTCTTCGATGAAAGATAGGGTTAAATGGAAAGGATTGAGGAATATTAGTGATAAAGCAGCCAAGAAATTTACTGTCAAAGAGTTCATTAATGGTGGAAAGTGGATTTCAGATGCTGGTGTTATCTACAAATCTGGTTTGTGA